A window of the Tissierellales bacterium genome harbors these coding sequences:
- a CDS encoding GTP-binding protein, with product MPKQMSLKNIRNIGIMAHIDAGKTTTTERILFYSGKIHKVGETHEGASQMDWMEQEQERGITITSAATTCMWDDHRINVIDTPGHVDFTVEVERSLRVLDSAIAVFC from the coding sequence ATGCCAAAGCAAATGTCGCTTAAAAACATTAGAAATATAGGCATAATGGCTCATATTGATGCAGGCAAGACAACAACTACAGAAAGAATCTTGTTTTACTCAGGTAAGATACACAAAGTAGGTGAAACTCATGAAGGTGCATCTCAGATGGATTGGATGGAACAAGAGCAAGAAAGAGGTATTACAATCACATCTGCTGCAACTACATGTATGTGGGATGATCATAGAATTAATGTTATAGATACACCTGGACATGTGGACTTTACTGTGGAGGTAGAAAGATCCCTTAGAGTATTAGACAGTGCAATTGCTGTTTTCTGCG